The proteins below are encoded in one region of Mya arenaria isolate MELC-2E11 chromosome 15, ASM2691426v1:
- the LOC128219312 gene encoding uncharacterized protein LOC128219312, which yields MKGLDQCLEHKRVFMFHCEDHEDLCCEICAFSFHRKCENIHEIAKVAKNVKDTERKTIRASIITASEVIMKCKENQLNNVSRVEEIEWNGTGNIHSKPHSQKDARQGSTQTDTLLKNDFTVKVELKINGSFFKTKNTNVSLFSLNKTQVPKTTSAVRLELLKTMDLVNTGDDKREPFVTGLDFLPDGRIVAVDSSNCKCFILNDTLKRLDTFYKFKTYPRDVTSYSDNNIAITVSAGDIRTVCLLTVGSDNTITLMKTLTTSTYCYSICPLNDRTFVVSTMDGPRPVRFIDVDGKESDVDNVKFPGKTYTLDESRCTNLPFRNSLVLTDRFAHTVYMYNTVSGKITEVKDDRIREPTGACVGPDDSVFVCSENTNSVIPISPDGYILTSCDVDMKFLCAVAVSRDGSRMAVTNSAKGFKKLKLFKMIQ from the exons ATGAAGGGGCTGGATCAGTGCTTAGAACATAAACGCGTGTTCATGTTTCACTGTGAAGACCACGAAGATTTGTGTTGTGAAATATGTGCCTTCTCTTTTCATCGTAAATGCGAAAATATCCACGAAATAGCAAAGGTCGCTAAGAATGTGAAAGATACTGAAAGGAAAACGATACGCGCATCTATTATTACTGCCTCTGAAGTTATAATGAAATGCAAGGAAAATCAATTGAACAACGTTTCGCGAGTTGAAGAAATCG AATGGAACGGAACCGGAAATATTCATTCTAAACCACATTCACAAAAGGACGCAAGACAAGGTAGCACACAAACTGACACTTTGTTGAAGAATGATTTTACCGTTaaagttgagctaaaaatcaacggaagcttttttaaaacaaaaaatactaaTGTCTCATTATTctcattaaataaaacacaagtgCCAAAGACAACATCAGCCGTGCGTCTGGAGCTGTTGAAGACCATGGATCTCGTGAATACAGGAGACGACAAGAGAGAGCCGTTTGTTACTGGGCTGGACTTCCTGCCGGACGGGAGAATCGTCGCCGTGGATAGCTCTAactgtaaatgttttatcttgAATGACACATTGAAGAGGCTcgacacattttataaatttaagacATATCCTAGGGACGTAACTTCTTACtctgataacaatattgcaATAACCGTCAGTGCCGGAGATATCCGAACAGTCTGCCTGCTAACAGTGGGCAGTGACAACACGATCACGCTGATGAAGACACTTACCACGTCCACCTACTGCTACTCCATCTGTCCCCTGAATGACCGCACGTTCGTAGTGAGCACGATGGACGGCCCCCGGCCTGTCCGATTCATCGACGTGGACGGCAAGGAGAGCGACGTTGATAACGTGAAGTTTCCTGGAAAGACGTATACGCTTGATGAAAGTAGATGCACCAACCTACCATTCCGGAATAGTCTTGTCCTTACGGATAGGTTTGCTCAcacagtttacatgtataacaccGTATCCGGCAAGATCACCGAGGTGAAGGATGACCGGATACGGGAACCGACAGGCGCCTGTGTGGGCCCCGATGATTCCGTATTTGTCTGCAGTGAGAATACAAATTCCGTCATTCCGATATCGCCCGACGGGTACATACTGACGTCATGTGACGTCGACATGAAGTTTTTGTGCGCCGTTGCCGTCTCCAGGGATGGCTCGAGAATGGCCGTGACCAACAGTGCGAAAGGCTTTAAAAAGCtgaaactgtttaaaatgattcaatGA
- the LOC128219998 gene encoding tripartite motif-containing protein 45-like, translated as MATGEIDDNIEECGSDAAGGRIGSKCEPCRHRDRSEVASLFCKTCNIYMCDDCCDVHKVHMKNVDRHQIVAALDACVNSNVDMRGLDQCCEHKRAFMFYCEDHSDLCCEICAIAHHRKCDDVHEIAKVAKNVKDDERDNIRESIATASDVILKCKKDQMNNVSRVEEIVKEIAIYKEDLLTKIEKAKARIVSEMANHNTQEDERLNSRRNAAENLKKELDTHLTMSDSVRENGTETEIFILNHILKRTQYKAAQTLNTLLKIDYTALVGLKIIENI; from the coding sequence atGGCTACCGGAGAAATTGATGATAACATTGAGGAATGTGGTAGTGACGCCGCCGGTGGTAGAATCGGGAGCAAGTGTGAGCCGTGTCGTCATCGGGACAGGTCAGAGGTGGCTTCgttgttttgtaaaacatgcaatatatatatgtgcgaTGACTGCTGTGATGTTCACAAGGTGCACATGAAAAACGTAGATAGACATCAAATTGTGGCTGCCCTAGACGCATGTGTCAATTCAAATGTCGATATGAGGGGACTGGATCAGTGTTGCGAACATAAACGAGCGTTCATGTTCTACTGTGAAGATCATAGCGATTTATGCTGTGAGATATGTGCAATTGCTCACCATCGAAAATGCGACGACGTCCACGAAATAGCGAAGGTAGCTAAGAATGTGAAAGATGATGAAAGGGATAACATACGTGAATCCATTGCAACTGCCTCAGATGTTATCCTGAAATGCAAGAAGGACCAAATGAACAATGTTTCGCGAGTTGAAGAAATCGTAAAAGAAATTGCCATCTACAAGGAAGACTTATTAACGAAAATTGAGAAAGCCAAGGCGCGAATTGTCAGCGAAATGGCTAACCATAACACACAGGAAGACGAACGTCTAAATTCGAGGAGAAATGCGGCTGAAAACCTGAAGAAAGAACTCGACACGCACTTGACAATGTCAGATAGTGTTCGCGAGAATGGAACGGAAACGGAAATATTCATTCTAAACCACATTCTTAAAAGAACGCAATACAAGGCAGCACAGACACTGAACACTCTGTTGAAGATTGACTACACCGCCTTAGTGGGACTAAAAATCAtcgaaaacatttaa